The segment CCATTCCCTTACTGCAACGACTTGCCGACCAATAATCCTGAGAGGACCCGAGATGGCTGTAACAACTTTAGATGCAAAAACCGCCCTGATTGTGATTGACCTGCAACACGGGATCGTGGCGCTGCCTGTGGTGCACGACCCGAAAGTGGTGATTGAGCGTTGTCAGCGTCTTACTGATGCCTTCCGTGCGCACGATCTGCCGGTGGTGCTGGTGAATGTGGCGGGTGGTGCGCCAGGCCGTAACGAGCAGGCGCGTCATAGCGGTGAACTGCCGGCTGACTGGGCGGTACTGGTGCCGGAAATGACGCCACAACCGGGCGACATTAGCGTGACCAAGAAAACCTGGGGTGCCTTCCACAACACCGGTCTGCATGAGCAGCTGCAACAACGCGGTGTCACTCAGGTGGTGGTGTGCGGTATCGCGACCAGCATCGGTGTGGAGTCTACCGCGCGTCAGGCGTATGAACTCGGTTACAACGTCACGCTGGCGACAGACGCCATGACCTGCCTGAATGCGGATACCCATCAGAACAGCGTGGAGCGTATTTTCCCGCGCCTGGGCGAAACCGGTTCAACCGAGGATGTGTTGGCGCTGTTGGGTTAATAAACATTGCGCGATGAATCGCGCCGCTACGATTTACCACCCCCGCTCGTAGCGGCGCAATTTACCACACACGCTTGTAGCGGCGCGATTTATCGCGCTAATCCCACGGATTCAACAGCATCAACCCCTCCCGGTAAAATCTCGCACATTACGCGTTACCAGAACCATGTCATGATGAATCGCCGTAGCGGCAATTAACGCATCCGTCGCCGGGCGCACAGGCGGCAGACAGCGCTGTCAATATCCAACGTCCTCCAGGCAAATTCAATCAGCACCCGTTCTTGATACCAGCGCTGCAAACGGTGGGCCTGCGTCGGATCTTTACGCGCAAATTTAAGGATACCTTTTTCAATTTCTATCAACGTGAGGGCGGAGATACACATATCCTCCGCATTGAGGCTATATCTAAGCATAAAAAAAGCCCTGCCAAACATCATGTCTGACAGGGCTTTGTTTTTTTAATTACTGGAACGCGTAGCTCACGGTCAGGCCGACGCTGTAGTTACGACCCGGCGCCGGTTCGTAATAGCGGCCATTACTCTCGTTAACGATCACCGAACCGATGTAGTTGCGGTCGAACAGGTTATCGACGCGACCAAACAGATCCAGCGTCCAGCTCTCTTTAATCAGCCACTTATAACCACTGTTCAGGCCCACCACGGTGTATGCCGGGGCTTTCACATCGTTTTCATCATCGGCGGCGATGTCGCTCATATAACGCACATCGGCTCCGGCATACCAGCCCAGATCCGGCGCATAAGACAGACCGGCATACGCCATGCTGCGCGCGATCCCCGGAATGCGGTTGCCGTCACAGCTCTCGGTGCCACAGGCGTTGCTGCGGTAGCGTGCATCGAGCAGCGTCCAGGCAGCCTTCACACGCCAGTCTTCGCCAAATTGCTGATCAAGGCCCAGCTCAAGACCACGACGACGGGTTTGTCCGGCATTTTTGTAGCTGGTGCGCCCGTTGTTGCTGCTATCCGCAACGATTTCGTTATCCGTATCGGTCTGGAAAATGGCAGCAGTGAGCAGGCCGTAACCAATGCGTTTTTTGCTACCCAGTTCGATCGTGTCGCTGGTGGCCGGTTTCAGACCGAGGTTAAGGCCGGACTGGCCGTCAGAACGGTAGGACAACTCATTGATGGTCGGGGTTTCGAAACCACGCCCCGCAGAGACATAAGCATTCCAGCTATCATCAATGGCGTATTTCAACGACGCGGCAGGCAGCCAGCGGTGGTAACGCGCGTTGCCGCTGTCGTCGCCGTTGCCGGAGGTGATGTAGAAATCGTTGGAGTCGAAATTGACGGTGCTGAAACGCACACCGGCATCCAACGACCATTTATCGGTTAGCTGCCACGCGGTTTGCACGTAAGGATCAAGGTTCCACATCAGATTGCGTTCATTACGACGCATATCCCCCATCACGCCGTAATCGGTGACGCCGTTACTGGTGGTGAAGTTCTCGTAGCCTTTGCGGCGTTCAGTCATGGTTTCATAATCAAGACCGCCGGTCAGCGTTACCGGGATGGTGAACAGCGTATCGCGATGCGTCCAGCGGGTATCGATGCCCTGATAATGGCGGGTCAGGGAGATTACGCCGCCCGGATGGGCTGGGCTGGTCTGCGAGCTTGCCGGAATCGACTGATACTGCGTGGTTTCGCGTACCCCGGCATACATCATCACGCTCAGGTCGTCGTTTTCACTCATCTGGCGCTGATAATGCAGGCCGCCCTGGGTCTGATCGACGGTTTTACGCGCATTGTACAGGCTGACGTTGCTGACCACCTGACGCGGGTTCTGCTCCCATTGCGCCTGGGTTAAACCGCCGGGATCCTGTGCATCGACATGCACGCTGTTGAACAGCAGCGTCAGGGTGCTGACATCATCAATGCGTACGCCGAGCTTGGCGTTGCCGAGGTTCTTTTCTGCTGAGCTGTGATCGCGATAGCCGTGGGTGGTAAAGCGTGAGGCTGAAATGGTGTAGTTGACGTCACCGGCATGGGTGCCATCGCCCGTCGCGCCACTGGCTTTGACGCTGTTGCGCCAACTGCCATAGCTGCCGTACCAGGTGCTGGCTTCCAGCGTGGTGGGCTGCTGCCCGGTTTGGGTGTCTACGTTGATCACCCCACCGGACGAGTTACCGTACAGCGCCGAGAAGGGACCGCGCAGCACTTCAACATGGTCAATCGAGCCGATATCAACGTTGGAGGTCTGACCCTGGCCGTCTGGCATGGTGGCGGGAATGCCGTCGACATACATGCGGATGCCACGCAGGCCATAGGTGGAACGCGAACCAAAACCGCGCACCGAAATTTGCAGGTCCTGAGCATAGTTTTGACGGTTCTGAATTTGCATGCCCGGCACGCCCATCAGATTTTCTGACAGGTTAACGCGCGGGGCCGCGTGACGCATATCGTCGCCGGAGACGACGCTGACCGCCGCAGGCGTATCGAGTTCAGATAAACCGGAACTGTCGGGAGTGGCACTGACCACCAAGGTGTTGCTGGCATCATCAGCGGCCAGCAGTGGCAACGGAAACGCCGCAGGCAGCGCCAGCCACAGCGCCTGGCGCAGTAAAGCTATTTTCATTATGAAAGACCGTAATAAATGAAAGGAAATGAACCGGTTGGAACATAATGAGACATATGTTAATAGTTTTTACCCAGGCTGGCATTACATTTTAAGCTATTTGCCCAATAAAAGGCTGTTACCGTCAGGGGAATAGCAGGGACGGTGAACACATCTGCGGGGGCGGGAGTACTATGGATAGGTTGTCAGGACGTGTTCTATCTGGTTGGACATCGATTTATAAAATTTAAACTGCTCTCCCGCTATGTTGAGAAAAACCGCCTCGTGTATACGCAAGGAATTGAATTTTCTCTTCTTATCTTCAGCGATTCGTATCCGTAAATCTTTAATTATTATTGAACGGTATCCATCATTACCGGGTATTTCTGTCAGGATGCCGTGATAAAGGGTCGCAGGGTCAGATATTTCGTAGAAAGCAACGTCAGCGTCCATTTATTTAACCTGATTAAGCACGGGAGGCTCCCCGCATCATAATTATATCCCGGTATTTTTTCTGCAATGGGAACTAAGACAATCCTGAGGTCATTTTAAGACTGGGTTAACCTCACGACGCGGGTACTGTTGAAATAAAAGAAAGGGGTTCGCCCGGCATTTATAAATAGCCGCTTTAAACCGAGCGGCTATTTTATCTCAGATTACGAACGTGTCGCGATAGGGATACGAAAATCAGTGTGCGTGATTTCTTTAAAAGGATGATTTCCGTAGCGATGACTGAGATTCAGCAGAAGGTGATTTATTGGCTGTCTTCAAGGTTTCTCTGGCAACAGAGTTAGCTCTCGACGAGATGGTGGAAGCAAGATATCCAGTTTGCGTATGCATGTGCTCCACAGGCATGGTTTTATCGTAGTACCAGATTTTATTTATACTTTTATCGAAGCTCACTTTCTTCTTTGAAGAATCACCCGGATTAATATGTGAAGCGTTGAGATGGTTTTCCATTATTCAGGAATTAGAGGAAATTGTTTTGTCGGTTGTGTTGTTTATTGTCAGTGAGAATTTAGTAGGTGAGTGGTTTTTTTAATTTTTTGACTGAGTATACCTGTACCGGAAATAATTATCATAATGCCCTCCATTAGCTAATTGATTCTCAGTTCCTGTTATTTCTCACCTTGCTTAACGTATACAGCAAGTGGTCATTTTTACTCCAGCAACAAGAATAGCCGATTGATACTTTTTTTCAGCGTTTTTTCTGACATAAATACGGCGCGTTCTGCCAAAGTTGGCCGCCTTTCTGACAATGTCTCAGAGCAGGCAGCCAACCTCATCACCACTTCATCTCGCCGCTATTCACCTTCGCGCTCAACGCCAGCGAGCTTTCGTCCGGCAAATTGGGGTAAGCGGCTTTCATCGTCTCAATCACTGCCACCGAACCTTTCTTCTCTGCCAGCGCGGCTTCAAATTTTTGCAGATAATTCAGCGTGAAGGTCACCGCCTCGTCGCCACGCGGGCGGGGGCCAATATAATGACCCGGAATCACCACTTTCGGTTTTAACTGCTGTATTTCACGCAGTACGCTCCGCCACTGCTCGCGACTGGCGGGGGTTTGGGTATCTGCCGTCCAGACGTGAATGCCAGCCGCCACCGCAGTACCGCCGAGAATCGCCCGGTTTGCCGGAATCCAGACATAAGCGGATTTATCCCCGGCGTGACGTAATTCAATACGTTCGCCATCGACGCTGAAACCGGTCTGATAAGTTGTCTGTGGCACAATTAATTGCGTGGGGGCACCACCCGGCATTTTCGGTCCCCAATATTGCAGCTTGGCCTGTTTGGTGGCGTCGATATGTTCCACCACCAGCGGCGAGGCCACGACTTTTACCTGTGGGAAGGCTTTAACAATCGGTTCCAGACCAAAATAGAAGTCAGGATCGCCCGAGGTAATAACAATCTGCGTCAACTTTTTGCCGCTGGCTTTAATCATCTCCACCAGTTTTTCGCCATCTTTCGGGCTGAACTGCGCATCAAACAATATTGCTTCATGTGGGCCAGACACCAGGGTTGAAGACACCGGGAACAACCCCTGTTCCTGCGGGTTGTAGACCTCAAGGTGCAGTGGTGCGGCCAATACCGGGCCTGCGGTCAGCAGCAAACATAACGGTAATTTCTTCATTTTCATCACATATTCCTTTAAGCGGCAGCCTGCCGTCACTAAAAGCCTCATTGTAGGGAAATCTGGGTCTGTTAGAATTCCCGCAATCAGAGATGGTCAGTTTCATAAAACGATCAGATGGGGCGGATATGGACAGAGTGACGGCGGCAACGGTATTTAATCGTATCTGCGAACTGGGGAGCCTGAGTGCGGCGGCGCGGGCGCTGGATATTTCGCGGCCGATGGTAAGTCGCTACCTGGATGAGATGGAGAAGTGGGCCGGAGCGCGTTTACTGCATCGTTCTTCGCGCCGTCTGACCATTACCCCGGCCGGAGAAAAAATCCTCGAAAAAAGCCGTGCACTGGCGCGACTCGCTGAGGACATTGCCGATCAAGGCACACAACGCGACGTGCAGGGCATCCTGCGTGTGGCCTGTGCGCACTCCACTGCCACCCATATTCTGGGGCCGATGATCCCGGCGTTTTTGGCCCGCTACCCGGCGCTGCGCATTGAACTGGAGATTAACAATCAGCCCGTGAGTCTGGTCGGGGAGCGCATCGATCTGGCGGTGCGCATCACTAACGATCCTGAACCAGGCGCAATTGCGCGTCGCCTCGGCGAATGTGTGTCGGTGGTGTGCGCATCACCGGCGTATTTGCAGCAGTACGGCACCCCGCAAACCCCGCAGGACCTGACACAGCATAATTGCCTGCACTACAGCCGTTTTGCCGGGCAACGCTGGCAATTTAATGACCGCAACGGTGAGGTGATCACCACCACCATCAGCGGTAATTTCAGTGCCGGCATCTCTTCGGTGTTGTGCGATGCGGCCAGCGCCGGTTGTGGTGTGGCGATGGTGCCGGAGATGGAGGCACGCGCGGCGATCAACAGCGGGCAGTTACAACGTTTGATGCCAGACTTTACGCCCAAAACGCTGGGTATCTATGGTCTGTATATGTCACGCGATCGCCAGCCTGCGGCCTTGCGCCTGTTTCTGGCGGCGGTGCAGCAGCGCCTGGCTGAGGATGTGCCAGCGGCAAGTTAAAAAATGTTTTCATCGCACCTCTGGCCTGGCTGTGGACCACAATTCCTGTCAGGCTAGCGTGTTTATGCCAAATCAGAGAAGGGAAAGAAGATGAGTCAGCAACCTGTGGTAGCGGTGTTAGGACTGGGCGCAATGGGGCATGCTTTTGCTGCCAACCTGCTGAAAAAAGGCTTTGTGGTACGCGGTTGGAACCGTACCCGCGCCCGTGGCGAAGATTTATTGTCAGCCGGGCTGATGCTGGGTGACAGTGCCATCCAGGCGGTGGACGGCGCAGATGTGGTGATCGCCATGCTGTCTGACGGTGAGACGACTCGCCAGGTGGTACAAGACGCGCAGGGCGCATTGAAGCAGGGCGCTACCCTGTGCCAGATGGGCACCATCGGTGTCGAAGCGACAGATGCGTTAATCGCGGAACTGGCGGCCTCTCGCCCGGATGTGGTGTTTATCGATGCCCCGGTGTCGGGCACCAAGGCCCCGGCAGAAAACGCGCAGATTCTGGTGATGGCGAGCGGCGACCAGAGCAAAGCCGCCGCAGCGGAACAGGTATTTGCGGCGATTGGCAAGGGCACCCAATGGCTGGGTGAGGCCGGTGCCAGTTCGCGTATGAAGCTGGTGGTGAACAGCTGGTTGATTGGTCTGATGCAGAGCCTGGCGGAGAGTACCCGTCTGGCGGAGCAGTTTGGTTTCACCACCGACGATCTGTGGAAAGTGCTGGACGGTGGCCCGCTGGCGGCGCCTTACGCCAAAATGAAACTCGGCATGATTGCCAGCCAGGACTTCACCCCGCAGATGCACCTGATCTGGGCGCTGAAAGATGCCCGTCTGGCGCTGGATGCGGCGGGTGAAGCCAAATTGCCGGCGCTGGAAAATATCGTCGAGGTCTGGCAGCAAGCGGTGGATGCGGGTTACGGCGAGCAGGATCTGGCGGCGGTTTATCAGTTCCTGAAGCGCTAACCCGATGACTGCGGTGCTGAACTTCAGTTTTGCCAGCCGTCCGCTGGTGCCGTACGCCCATGATTATGCGCACGGCGCGGTGGAGCCGTGGCATCACCACGACTGCGCGCAATTGATTCATACCCTGAGCGGCGTGGTGAAGGTGGAGACGCAGCACGGCAGTTGGATCGTGCCGCCCAGCCGGGGCGTCTGGTTGCCTGCGGGTACGCGCCATGCGTTGCAGATTACCGGTCAGGTGGCGGCGCGCACGGTGTTTGTTGATCCGCTGGCGCGTGCTGACCTGCCCGCCAGTTGTCAGGTGGTGCAGATCTCGCCATTGCTGCGTGAACTGATTGTCAGCGCCATCGATCTGCCCGAAAGTTATCAAGCAGGCAGCCGTGCCGAGCGCATCTACGAGTTAATTCTGGATGAAATTCGGGTGATGGATGTGCTGCCGTTCGGCCTGCCGTGGCCGGAGAGCGCACGCTTGTTAACGCTGTGCCAGCAGATCCAGCAGCAACCCGGTGAAAACTGGACGCTGGCGCGGGCGGCGGCGGAATTGTGCGTCGCGGAGCGCACTCTGGCGCGCCACTTCAGTCGCGAAACGGGTTTACAGTTCAGCGACTGGGTGCGGCGCGCCCGTCTTGGCGTCGCCCTGACACGACTGGCGCAGGGCGATTCGGTGCTGGCGGTGGCACTCGATCTGGGTTACGACAGTCCGAGCGCCTTCAGCGCGATGTTTCGCCGTTTGCTGGGTGTTACGCCAGCGAACTACTTTCCTGCGGCAGAAAAGCGTGGGCGGCATTGAGCAACGCCTGCAATGAGGCGCGCGCCACGTCATTATCGATACCTACCCCCCAGGCGCGTTCGCCACGCGTGTTGAGGCAGCTGAGATAGGTGACCGAACGACTGTCGCTGCGTTTGCCGAGCGTATGTTCGTGATAATCCTCAATGCTCAGCGTCAGGCCATAACGCTGGCGCAGTGCCGCCACCGCCGCTGACAGCAAACCGTTGCCTTTACCCTCCACACTGATCTGCTGCGCGCCTTGCTGCACACGGGCTTTCAGTCGCGTTTCACCGGATTCATCGCTGTGGCTCTCTGCTTCCAGCAAGCGACGCGCCGGGTGGGTCAAGCCGTAGTGTTCACAAAACAATTGCCACAGGGCGTGATGGGTCATCTCCTGACCGTGCGCATCGGTCTGTTGCTGCACGATACGGCTGAAATCCTGTTGCAGACCGCGCGGCAGTTGCAGACCGTGATTCTGTTCCAGCAGCCAGGCGGCACCGCCTTTGCCAGATTGGCTGTTCACCCGAATCACCGCCTCATAGCTGCAACCGATATCGGCGGGATCGAGCGGCAGGTAGGGCATCTGCCAGAAAATTTCCTCGCGCTGTGCACGCTCGGCAAAACCTTTGCGAATCGCATCCTGATGCGAACCGGAAAACGCGGTAAACACCAGCTCCCCGGCATAAGGATGACGTGGATGCACCGGCAACTGATTGCAGCGCGTCACCACTTCCAGCACCTGCTGAATATCACTGAAATCGAGCTGCGGGGCGACGCCCTGGGTATAGAGGTTCAGCGCCAGCGTGACCAAATCGACGTTACCGGTACGCTCACCATTGCCAAACAGGCATCCCTCCACACGATCGGCTCCGGCCAGCAGCGCCAGCTCGGCACAGGCGATACCGGTGCCGCGATCGTTATGCGGATGGACGCTGATGCTCACCTGTGAACGCTGGCTAAAGTGACGGCAGAAATATTCAATCTGGTCGGCATACACGTTGGGGGTGTTCACCTCCACGGTGGCAGGCAGGTTAATGATCATCGGCCTTTGCGCATTGGGTTGCCAGATTGCCGCCACCGCTTCACAAATCTCCAGCGCAAATTCCGGTTCGGTAAAGCAGAACGTTTCCGGTGAGTACTGGAAGGTCCAGGCAGTATCGCCCTGGCTGGCGCAGCGTGCGCGGATCTGTCGAGCCGCCGCGCAGGCCAGCTCGATAATCTCGGCCTTGCTCTGGCGAAACACGCGTTCACGGAACAGCGGGGCGGTAGCGTTGTACAGATGGATGATGGCGCGGGGCGCCCCACGCAGCGCTTCAAAGGTGCGATCAATCAAATCGGCACGCGCCTGGGTCAACACCTGAATGGCCACATCGTCAGGGATATGACGTTGTTCAATCAGCAGGCGCACAAAGTCGAAGTCGGTTTGCGAGGCGGCCGGAAACGCCACTTCGATCTCTTTAAAGCCGCAGCGCAGCAGCAGTTGCCAGAATTCCAGCTTGCGCGCGCTGTCCATCGGCGTGGCTAACGCCTGATTACCGTCACGCAGATCGGTCGACAGCCAGCGCGGTGCCTGAGTCAGCTGGCGTGATGGCCACTGACGTTCGGGTAAGTTGATAACCGGGTAAGGGCGATATTTTTCAGCGGGTTGGGTAAGCATTGGGATTCTCCTTATGTTCTGCGGTCAGTGTTGCCGAAACCCGGTGGTGCAGGCTCGCCCATTGCTGACAACCACCCGCGCAAAACTGACAAATCCTGCGTGATAAATCACGCCGCTACCAACCGTGTACCTGGCGTATCAACGCGCGACAAATCCCATCCGACAACCCGTTACCCAACGGTAGTGGCGCGATTTATCGCGCAACATTATGCGCCATCATCGGCTTCCCGGCGGCTGCGGCAGAAAAGTCCTTCTCGCGTTGCATTGCTCAGCAGCAGGCGTGCGCGTAGCATAGCCGCATGTTTTCTTCTTTTTCCTCGCTTATGTCACTTCCCACATTTGATGGTCATAACGATCTGCTGCTGAACCTGTGGCTGCATCATCGTGATAATCCCGCTGAGGTGTTTTTCTCCGGCATTGCAAACGGTCACCTTGATTACCCGCGGATGCAGCAGGGCGGTTTTGCGGGTGGCCTGTTTGCGTTATTTGTGCCACCGCAGCGTTATATCGAGCAGGTTGCCCCGCAGCGTGCGCAGGAGCGCGTGGCGCCACTGGAGATTCTGTGGCAGCAACTCGCCATCCTGAAAACTCTGGTGGCCGAATCACAGGGGCGCGCCCGCCTGTGCCTGAACACGGCGGATATCGCGGCCTGTCGGGCTGAGGGTGTGCTGGCGATGGTGGCGCATATCGAGGGCGCGGATGGTTTTGATGGTGAGGGGGACGCGTTGACAGCGTTTTATCAGGCGGGGGTACGCAGTATCGGACCGTTCTGGAATCTGCCCAATCGTTTCGGCGCGGGCGTCACCGGTAATTTTCCCGGTTCCCCGGACAGCGGCCCCGGTTTAACCTCCGCCGGGGAGGCGCTGATTGTCGCCGCCAATCGGCATCGTATGCTGATTGATGTTTCACACATGAACGAAAAGGCGTTCTGGGATACCGCGCGCTTATCCACCGCGCCGCTGGTCGCCACCCATTCCAACGCGCATGCCCTTTGCCCACAGCCACGTAACCTCACCGATGCGCAATTACGGGCTATCCGCGACAGCGGCGGTATCGTGGGTGTGAATTTTGGTAACGCCTTCTTACGCCCCGATGGTAAACGCGACAGTGATACGCCGCTGATCGAAATTGGTAAACATATTGATCACTTAATGGAGATAATGGGGAGTGATCATGTGGGCTTTGGTTCCGATTTTGACGGCATCAGCACGCCGGACGCCTTAAAAGATGTGTCCGGGCTACCCAGGATCTTCACGCTATTGCGCGAGATTGGCTATGATCAGCCGTTACTGGAGCAGCTTGCCTGGGGTAACTGGCAGCGGGTGCTGAAACAGATTTGGCGGGAATAACACAATTCCCTTACCGAAACAGGGTTGATCTGTTCGTCACATTGGCGCAACATCAGCCCGCGATGTGTATTGCGATCGGGATCACGTTTCTCGGTGCAAACATTCCATGCAGAGAATGCTCTGCGTAAAGAGACTTTAGAGGAAGAATATTATGTGGAAAAAACCTGAATTTGTTGACCTGCGTCTGGGCCTGGAAGTGACTCTGTACATCTCCAACCGCTAAGACTTCTGCCCGCCAATCGCGCGGGCATTTTGTTTTCTTTCTCCGGTCATTTCTCATGTTTATTAAAGTTCTCGGTTCAGCGGCGGGCGGTGGTTTTCCGCAGTGGAACTGTAACTGCGCCAATTGTAGCGGCTTGCGTAACGGCACCATCCAGGCACAGGCACGGACGCAATCCTCGATTATTGTCAGCGATAACGGTGAAGATTGGGTGCTGTGTAATGCCTCACCTGATATCAGCCAGCAAATTGCCCACACGCCAGAACTCAATAAAAAGGGCGTGCTGCGCGGTACCGCGATTGGCAGCATCATTCTTACCGACAGCCAGATCGACCACACCACCGGCTTATTAAGCCTGCGCGAAGGCTGCCCGCATCAGGTCTGGTGCACCCCGGAAGTCCATGCTGACCTGACCAGCGGCTTCCCGATTTTCACCATGTTGCAACACTGGAATGGCGGTTTGCAGCATCATGCGTTGACGCCGCTGGAGCCTTTCAGTGTCGATGTTTGTCGCAATCTTGAGTTCACCGCCATCCCGATTCTCAGCAACGCGCCGCCGTACTCGCCGTTCCGCGATCGTCCACTGCCCGGACATAACGTGGCGCTGTTTATTACCAACCGCGCCAATGGCCAAACCTTGCTGTATGCACCAGGCTTGGGTGAGCCGGATGCGGTGATCATGCCGTGGCTGCAAAAGGCCGATTGCCTGCTGATAGACGGTACCGTCTGGCAGGATGATGAGCTGCTGACCACCGGCGTTGGTAAAAATACCGGCAAAGCGATGGGCCATTTAGCGCTGGCTGAAGAACAAGGTCTGATGGCGTTGCTGGCGTCCTTACCGGCGAAACGCAAAATTTTGATTCATATTAATAACACCAATCCGATCCTCAACGAGCAATCGCCACAGCGTCAGTACCTGACACAGCAGGGCATTGAAGTGAGCTGGGATGGGATGGCGATCCATTTGCAGGAGTCTTCATCGTGATCATTACTGAAGCCCTGACGCCAGCCGCCTTTGAACAGGCACTGCGCGCCAAAGGTGCCTACTACCATATCCATCACCCGTACCACATCGCCATGCACAATGGCGCGGCGACACCGGAGCAGATCAAGGGCTGGGTTGCCAACCGTTTCTACTACCAGACCAACATCCCG is part of the Pantoea phytobeneficialis genome and harbors:
- the pqqB gene encoding pyrroloquinoline quinone biosynthesis protein PqqB; the protein is MFIKVLGSAAGGGFPQWNCNCANCSGLRNGTIQAQARTQSSIIVSDNGEDWVLCNASPDISQQIAHTPELNKKGVLRGTAIGSIILTDSQIDHTTGLLSLREGCPHQVWCTPEVHADLTSGFPIFTMLQHWNGGLQHHALTPLEPFSVDVCRNLEFTAIPILSNAPPYSPFRDRPLPGHNVALFITNRANGQTLLYAPGLGEPDAVIMPWLQKADCLLIDGTVWQDDELLTTGVGKNTGKAMGHLALAEEQGLMALLASLPAKRKILIHINNTNPILNEQSPQRQYLTQQGIEVSWDGMAIHLQESSS